In Chitinivibrio alkaliphilus ACht1, the genomic window GAAGCGTTTTTTTCTAAAAAGACATATTCCCTTACCCTCAATGCAGAAAACGGGACCATCACCGCCGATCCTGATCAGGAAAAGTATGAACACGGTACAGATGTGATCCTGACTGCTGAGGGGTATCAGTTTGTGAAATGGAGTGGCGATACTTCGGGCAGTGACAATCCCCTTACCATTACAGTGAAAAGAGATATGGAGATTACAGCGTTGATATATAAAGAGATTACTCCTGAAATGATATCCATCTCCGGCGGTACATTTATGTATCAGGATAGTATATCAAAAATTGTGGGAGAATTTCAGATATCAAAATATCCCATCACACAGGCTGAATACCTTGATGTTATGGGCGCAAATCCATCTGAATTTACAGGCATAAAAACCGTCCCGTGGAACGAGTTACCTGGTTTGATGCGGTGCTCTATTGCAATGCCCTTTCAAGAAATGATGGCCTGGATACGGTGT contains:
- a CDS encoding InlB B-repeat-containing protein, with product PDSMPSEDLTLTAQWTVNQYSLTLTAENGRIIADREGPEYEHGTNVTLTAEPEEGYEFVEWKVDDEYDTVYPLTITITDDMAIEAFFSKKTYSLTLNAENGTITADPDQEKYEHGTDVILTAEGYQFVKWSGDTSGSDNPLTITVKRDMEITALIYKEITPEMISISGGTFMYQDSISKIVGEFQISKYPITQAEYLDVMGANPSEFTGIKTVPWNELPGLMRCSIAMPFQEMMAWIRCIATAVSLALPEVE